The Cottoperca gobio chromosome 5, fCotGob3.1, whole genome shotgun sequence region TTTCACagccatatttatttatttatttcataagcatttttatttattcaaaattgAATTAAATGGCATTCCATAGTTTTCTGCCACATTTGTACGATCACTATTTTGATCGTATTAGATATTTTAACTGGATGATGAAGGATTTTCGTCATCGGaagtctggatcttaagttatcagataaacaagctgagcaaacgttagttGCAGCTGAAAAGCTTTGGAGATGtttaatgtgaaactgctttagtcAGTGTTTTATAATTACCCAGTCAATTCGTTTTGGAGACAAGGAGACCTCTGCGGATAATTAGGCTCCTAGTAAAAGCCTCCTGAACTGTGAACAATGAAGTAATCCTAACCAGGATAAGCTGACGGCAATGATGGCAATGATGGTgcagacaacaactcccatgatcccacgctacttcacgacACCACCAAACACcgtattttttgttgttttgattgagaggaCCCTAGTGGCATACAATTACACATTGTgcctttgaaaatgtaaaatctacagtcatgtattcatttaaattgaaaGTCAAATATCCAAGGAGTAACAGAAATCAATTTGGTGCTCTTTATATGTGTGGTTTACCATGTTaacaatgttgtatttatacttGCAGGTGCATTCTTCATTCCTTACATCCTTTTCCTTGTGGCCTGTGGCATTCCTATGTTCATACTGGAGATAGCACTCGGCCAGTACACCAGTCAGGGAGGAATAATGTGCTGGAGGAAGATCTGTCCCTTGTTGGAAGGTGAGTTATACCTGTCAGGAGTTAAGCAATTTAAGACAGAAATAATATGTCAATGCAATGTTGttaacattttctgttgtttccaGGCTTGGGATTGGCCAGCCAAATTATCCTTTTCTATGGATGTATCAGCTACATTGTGATCTTAGCCTGGGCTTTTCTCTaccttttctcctctttctctggcGAGCTGCCGTGGGCCACTTGTAATAACACATGGAATACAGGTTAGTAAAACAACCTGTTCAAGCATTATAACTATTGTCACGCTCCCACACATACACCACTAACTATAGGGGCTTAATTGTATGtgtttaaagtatatataaattTATAGGACATATCTGTTTTATCAGTTTATAGCTTATTAAGTTTTATCATGAACAAAATTAATTTGGAAGGAAGTAAAATGTtgcattaatttattttaagtatGATTTAGGTAATTGGAATTTACTTAAACTGGTTGCTGTATTAGTATGCAGCAATTAATTTATAATGTAGCACTGATCTAATAAtgcattaattgtatttttagtcTCAACTGTGtttaataattttatttatatattttagattCTTGTGTGGTATTGAACAACTATAATACCACTGTCAACTGGACCGTGCCTGTGAATGCAACATCGTCAATACTAGAGTTTTGGCAGTAAGTTTCCAAATGAGATTTAATTGAGTAGTAATTGTGTCACACGTTATTAAAGGACAACAACTTAAATAAACTTGAGTAATAAAGATGTACTACTGCTTTTGGTGtggaccaaaacagagcttttcCAAAAGCATCCAactataaacattttattatttagtttgttattcCTGCATAGCTCTATCTAAATTGAACCAGAATAATGTGGGTGTGCAGGGCCTTTAACAACTTTAAAACTActctttgatgtatttattcttCATTAATTTCCTATAAATCCAGAAATGTAAGATAttctggtctgtgtgtgttcaagtaTATATGTAAATTGCAGTTTGTTGTGTGAAGATTAAAATATTGTGTATTGACAATAACACCATATCCATTTAATCTGGGTTTAATTACATTGGTCTTGGCTGATGTGAGGCATCCAtaattgtttggtttttagGCACTTACATATTATTAAGTGCCAAGTCGGATTCATCAGAACTATATCTATTCAAGGTTATTAATCCCAATTGTAATATAAGTATTGCTACAGTATTTTTAACCCGCTACCAGTCGTAAAAATGGGGGTTGTTTTCCATCTCTAATATCTATCCAATATGATGTAAATGCAGCATCAGTGCCGAACAGCTTTACTCTCTGGCTGTGTACTGAATGGGTGAAGATCCCTTAATTGCACATTGAACATTATGAATAGTTTGCCGAGCTTCAACATCATTAGACTTTTCATGATGGACTTTTTAACTTGTCAATCACAGATTTAATTTATAACACTAATAATGGCTGCATTACATTTGTGATTGTCTATATCAACGTGTCTAAACATATTTGTATCAGCATGCACAAAGCTGAGTGAGCAAAGAGTTGACTTGCTTACCATTTTCTAACCTTTTAGGTCAGTTGGTTTAGTCGGTtataggaagaaaaaaaatgagaGTTACGGACATGCTAACTATGATTGTTTAACAATGCCGTGTTCGTTACAGACGAAGGGTGCTAAATATATCCACTGGCATAGAGACCATGGGAAACATACAGTGGGACCTTTCTTTGTACCTTCTTCTGGCCTGGATCATCTGCTACTTTTGTGTCTGGAAGGGAGTGAGATCCACAGGAAAAGTAAGACTGAAATGACAAATCCTGACTGAAGTGTCATGTCATGTTTATTGTTCTTCATCTCCCAcacttttaatttctttatttaaagtcCTACATGTAACATTAATTTTGTGTTGATTTTTGCGGCCCCTGTGGAAAAAGCGATTGTGTTTACGAGCACCAGGATGGAGAAAACCTCATTTTACTGCAGCAGTGACAGTGTTCCCCTCTCAGTCCTGGTTGTGGTTCTCTAATACAGCCTGGGCCTACAGCAGCATGGTCTCGGTGTTGCGTCCCAGCGTGGACCGGTGAAGTATAGATGTGAAGCTTTGCTCCTGGCAGTGACCAGAGTAGGAGCCGCTGCTTCCGATCCGCTGCAGACGCCCTGTTGGAGTCTGAGCTGAGGGAGTTTGTGGTGAACCTGAGTGATTTCGTCAGATTTGCCGGAATGGAAACCCTGTGGCACTGAAGACGATCATTAAGAATACATATATAGTAATAACTAATCTTCTCGCTGATGGTCTCATTTACTTATGTCATATAGTGGCATCAGTATTATATTGGGATGGTTCTTAACTACTTAAAGGTTCCTCGTAATAACCAACGCAAGATCTATGCAGCGTAGCTAAATTACAGCTAGCTGGATAACTTTAGCTCACCTGCCAAATTACTTCACCAGCTAATGTGTtccatgataataataataaacggTGTATATGACAAACCGTGTTGATATTagccaaaaataaatgatgtaagaTGTATAAATAACAATTGCTTTCTACCAGACAAGGGCAATGCAAGGCAGGAATGGCCAACTAGCTAACTGTAACCTAAGCTAAGCTAAGGTTAGCCAGGTAGCTGTAACTAAGCATTCTCGGCATTGATTATCCATTTGGTGAGCTAAACTTGAACAACACATCACCCACTGAGATAACATGCAATAGCCTACATTCATTTGATATGCTACTGTAAATCTatgacaaacagaaacagaatttCTTCTCTaccaatatgttttataaacaaTGACTGGAATATCACTTCTGCCAAAGCACCACTTAATTCTCACGTGTGCACAAGATGACAGACATACATGTTTGCAGCATTTATCAAATACTATGGAACTCCCCAAGGGTAAAGACATAAGCAAAGTCTgttaagtaataataatctttgcACTTGTGATTACCTCAGTCCTGCAACAACATGCAACTCACCTGCCAGGCTATAAACGTAAACTGACAAACTCTTCTGGGTGTATGTGTCTAAAAGTAGTGTGATTCACTCCCTACCCCCAAGTATTTTTCCCACAACCCAAATTTTAATTATGAGTAGATCCTCTGGTACGATAGGAGTTGACACATTCTTGGCATGTTATAGTTCTCAATTACACAGTAGGTTATATGTTTTAGGAattctcctgctgcagctgcagctgtaaCTGTAGTGTATTGCAAAACTACCAAAATAATGACCAAATGACATCGCAGCATTAATCCTATTGTATCTAGCAAACCTTTCGACAATCATAGGTTATAAAGGTAGTTTTCTTTAATTTGTAACAAAATAATTTTCTGCTTAAATGTAGGCCACCTACTTCACAGCCACATTCCCCTTCATCATGTTGGTGGTGCTGTTCCTCAGAGGAATCACCCTTCCTGGAGCCTCCATTGGTATCAAGTACTACCTGTACCCCAACCCTGCACGGCTTGTTGATCCACAGGTACCATTCACTTTATATTCTAATTTGCATTGGATTATAGGATTATAATAATCTGTCACTGTGGTTCATAGGTTTGGATCGATGCAGGAACCCAAATATTTTATTCCTATGCCATATGTTTGGGATGCCTGACTACGCTTGGGAGCTACAACAAGTACAACAACAACTGTTACAAGTGAGTACTTCAAGATTTGACTGAGAATAAAGTATTTTCGTGGCTGGCTGCACTTGTATTAAGTTTTGATTGTATCTGATTTGCAGAGACTCCTTCTATCTTTGCTTGTTAAACAGCGGGACCAGCTTTATATCTGGCTTTGCCATTTTCTCAGTTCTGGGCTACATGTCACAAAAACAGGGTGTCGACATTGCTGCAGTTGCTGAGTCAGGTATGactatgaatatatatatatatatatatatatatatatatatatatatatatatatatatatatcttgccAATTAAACAAACTTTAAACTGTTAGACTATATGTTGTTGATTGTTTCctca contains the following coding sequences:
- the LOC115007836 gene encoding sodium- and chloride-dependent GABA transporter 2-like isoform X12 — translated: MADFLGRPGHLPPKTPSQIAKERGKWGSKREFILSVAGAIIGLGNVWRFPYLCYKNGGGAFFIPYILFLVACGIPMFILEIALGQYTSQGGIMCWRKICPLLEGLGLASQIILFYGCISYIVILAWAFLYLFSSFSGELPWATCNNTWNTDSCVVLNNYNTTVNWTVPVNATSSILEFWQRRVLNISTGIETMGNIQWDLSLYLLLAWIICYFCVWKGVRSTGKATYFTATFPFIMLVVLFLRGITLPGASIGIKYYLYPNPARLVDPQVWIDAGTQIFYSYAICLGCLTTLGSYNKYNNNCYKDSFYLCLLNSGTSFISGFAIFSVLGYMSQKQGVDIAAVAESGPGLVFIVYPQAVTLLPWPQVWSVCFFTMILLLGIDGQFVGLESIMTSLSDIFPSQIRQGYHRELLLLLICAISYVFGLVLVSQAGAYILQIFDHYVCSGPTLLLMAIFQSVIVGWIYGAERFCDNIEDMIGYRPLSLIKYGWMYGTPLTCSGTFVFMLLKYTPMRFNNSYVYPWWAYWIGWFLAMSSLMMIPLTMVCKLAKGKGTLWQRIKTSLQPVDDLPIETK